GTTCGTTCCGAGTATGAGGCCCAGAAGGCTGCTCGTGATCTGGCCCGCCTGAGCCTGGACCACACTACCGTCATCGCACCCATTACCGGTATCATTTCGCAGCGCCTGATCAAGGTCGGTAATATGGTGCAGGCGTACGAGCCGACATTCCAGATCACAGATTTTGATCCGCTCCATGCCATCATGCACGTCCCCGAGCGGGAGCTGAACAAGTTGACCGTAGGACATAGCGCCAGCTTGAAGGTCGATGCCTATCCGTCAGAGAGGTTTACCGGGCGTATCAAACGGATAAGTCCCGTCCTCGACCCTGCCACCGGCACGTTCAAGGTGACAGTCGAAGTCAGAGACTCGTCGAAGCGCCTGAAGCCTGGGATGTTCACGCGTATCCGGATCGTCTATGACACCCACGATCAGACACTTCTGGTGCCAAAGGAGGCGGTGCTTGCTGAGGACGACGAATCGACGGTCTTCGTCATTCGCGACAGCATGACTTTCCGCCAGGTCGTTCGAACCGGCTACGAGGATGAGCGATTCGTTGAGATCCTTGACGGCCTCGACGAAGGGAGCCAGGTAATTACTACGG
This region of Rhodothermales bacterium genomic DNA includes:
- a CDS encoding efflux RND transporter periplasmic adaptor subunit, whose protein sequence is MIRISGFLLTLLLVIAATTQLGCGNDAKSMDADEDKDSRPAVPVEVAAVVSGDISAYLVGTATLEAEEQAMVVSKSGGIVEQIFAEEGNYVKAGQKLAQLDDERLALEVDRAEASLQKLAREFERNEELYEKQLVSSEEYERVRSEYEAQKAARDLARLSLDHTTVIAPITGIISQRLIKVGNMVQAYEPTFQITDFDPLHAIMHVPERELNKLTVGHSASLKVDAYPSERFTGRIKRISPVLDPATGTFKVTVEVRDSSKRLKPGMFTRIRIVYDTHDQTLLVPKEAVLAEDDESTVFVIRDSMTFRQVVRTGYEDERFVEILDGLDEGSQVITTGQSSLKDSARVEIVSNI